A stretch of Paracoccus sp. N5 DNA encodes these proteins:
- a CDS encoding MBL fold metallo-hydrolase, which produces MTHATKDLRIIAADNPSPLTGPGTNTFLLGHDQVAVIDPGPDLPAHRAAILAAAGGRISHIFVTHAHLDHSGGARALAQATGAPILGFGPAEAGRSAVMQRLAAEGGIAGGEGLDRDFAPDVALADGAVVESDEWRLVALHTPGHFAGHLSFQDGARVFCGDVVMGWSSTLISPPDGDLGDYFRTLSRLDRLGAAELLPAHGTAVADPAARLSELAAHRRLRTAQILAALREGPADATALARRIYDVAPALIPAATRNVLAHLIALSELGAVSTTGQIAANSVFSAH; this is translated from the coding sequence ATGACACATGCCACGAAAGACCTGCGGATCATTGCCGCCGACAATCCCTCGCCGCTGACCGGGCCGGGCACCAATACCTTCCTGCTGGGCCACGACCAGGTCGCGGTGATCGACCCCGGCCCCGACCTGCCCGCGCATCGCGCGGCGATCCTGGCCGCAGCCGGCGGGCGGATCAGCCATATCTTCGTGACCCACGCGCATCTGGACCATTCCGGCGGTGCGCGCGCCCTGGCGCAGGCGACCGGCGCGCCGATCCTGGGCTTCGGCCCGGCCGAGGCCGGACGCTCGGCCGTGATGCAGCGCCTGGCGGCCGAGGGCGGCATCGCCGGCGGCGAGGGGCTGGACCGCGACTTTGCCCCCGACGTGGCGCTGGCCGATGGCGCGGTGGTGGAAAGCGACGAATGGCGGCTGGTGGCGCTGCACACGCCCGGCCATTTCGCCGGCCACCTGAGCTTTCAGGACGGCGCCCGGGTGTTCTGCGGCGACGTGGTGATGGGCTGGTCCTCGACGCTGATCTCGCCGCCGGACGGCGATCTGGGCGACTATTTCCGCACCCTGTCGCGGCTGGACCGGCTGGGCGCGGCCGAGCTTCTGCCCGCGCATGGCACAGCGGTCGCCGACCCTGCCGCGCGCCTCTCCGAGCTTGCGGCGCACCGGCGCCTGCGCACGGCGCAGATCCTCGCCGCCCTGCGCGAGGGCCCGGCCGATGCGACGGCGCTGGCGCGGCGAATCTACGACGTGGCGCCGGCGCTGATTCCGGCGGCGACGCGCAACGTCCTGGCGCATCTGATCGCGCTCTCCGAGCTTGGCGCGGTCTCGACCACCGGTCAAATCGCAGCGAATTCAGTGTTTTCCGCGCATTGA
- a CDS encoding ATP-binding protein — protein MNFDWLKRFMPRGLYGRAALILFLPVVVVTVVVTVMFLQRHFEDVTRQMTSGMTGEIGLVAARIEAAPDLAAARASADAVAGPLGLALTLPAPTARGDRHAFYDLSGRIVIAELHARVPAVGAVDLGQRREVRVTLRSRHGDYLLVFPRARVSASNPHQLLVLMVGTSLLMTAIATIFLRNQLRPIRRLARAAEEYGKGRIIPYRPAGASEIRSAGTAFLEMRARIERQNEQRKQMLSGVSHDLRTPLTRLRLGLSMLSPDYPPEPDEIAALESDVAAMGTMVDAFLDHARDAAQDAPPRSEPALDFLRGIVADAQRGGQDVRLHALTGDESGRATFSRDSLRRAIENLIGNAVRYGERAEVDAALGPSYFRISVEDDGPGIPPERREEALRPFTRLDPARNQNQGQGVGLGLAIAADIARAHGGQLRLGEGERLGGLRAEIVIPR, from the coding sequence ATGAATTTCGACTGGCTGAAGCGTTTCATGCCGCGCGGGCTCTATGGCCGCGCCGCGCTGATTCTGTTCCTGCCGGTGGTCGTGGTGACCGTCGTCGTCACCGTCATGTTCCTGCAGCGCCATTTCGAGGACGTGACCCGGCAGATGACCAGCGGCATGACCGGCGAGATCGGCCTAGTCGCGGCGCGGATCGAGGCGGCGCCGGACCTGGCGGCGGCGCGGGCCTCGGCCGATGCGGTGGCCGGGCCGCTGGGGCTGGCGCTGACCCTGCCGGCGCCGACCGCGCGGGGCGACCGGCATGCCTTCTATGACCTCTCGGGGCGCATCGTCATCGCCGAGCTGCACGCGCGCGTGCCCGCGGTCGGGGCGGTGGACCTGGGCCAGCGCCGCGAGGTGCGGGTCACGCTGCGCAGCCGGCATGGCGATTACCTGCTGGTGTTTCCGCGCGCCCGGGTCAGCGCCTCGAACCCGCACCAGCTGCTGGTGCTGATGGTCGGCACCTCGCTGTTGATGACCGCCATCGCGACGATCTTCCTGCGCAACCAGCTGCGGCCGATCCGGCGCCTGGCGCGCGCCGCCGAGGAATATGGCAAGGGCCGCATCATCCCCTATCGCCCGGCCGGGGCCAGCGAGATCCGCAGCGCCGGTACCGCCTTCCTGGAGATGCGCGCCCGCATCGAGCGCCAGAACGAGCAGCGCAAGCAGATGCTCTCGGGCGTCAGCCACGACCTGCGCACGCCGCTGACCCGGCTGCGGCTGGGCCTGTCGATGCTCTCGCCCGATTACCCGCCCGAGCCGGACGAGATCGCGGCGCTGGAAAGCGACGTGGCGGCGATGGGCACCATGGTCGATGCCTTCCTGGACCATGCCCGCGACGCGGCCCAGGACGCGCCGCCGCGATCGGAACCGGCGCTGGATTTCCTGCGCGGCATCGTGGCGGATGCGCAGCGCGGCGGCCAGGACGTGCGGCTGCACGCGCTGACCGGCGACGAATCCGGCCGCGCCACCTTCAGCCGCGACAGCCTGCGCCGCGCCATCGAGAACCTGATCGGCAATGCCGTGCGCTATGGCGAGCGGGCCGAGGTCGATGCCGCGCTGGGGCCGAGCTATTTCCGCATCTCGGTCGAGGACGACGGCCCCGGCATCCCGCCCGAGCGGCGCGAGGAGGCGCTGCGGCCCTTTACCCGGCTCGATCCGGCGAGGAACCAGAACCAGGGCCAGGGCGTCGGTCTGGGCCTGGCCATCGCCGCCGACATCGCCCGCGCCCATGGCGGCCAGTTGCGGCTGGGCGAGGGCGAGCGGCTGGGCGGCTTGCGGGCCGAGATCGTCATTCCGCGCTGA
- the fabD gene encoding ACP S-malonyltransferase — protein MRAFVFPGQGAQVVGMGRELAEAWPAARAVFDEVDEALGENLSEQIWNGDIETLTLTQNAQPALMATSLAAFRALEAEGFGIADADFVAGHSLGEYSALCAAGALSLADTARLLRLRGQAMQEAVPVGQGAMAAILGLDFAAVDQIARDAAEGEVCQAANDNDPAQVVISGHKEAVERAAALAKERGAKRALMLPVSAPFHSALMQPAAAVMAEALAAVEIAAPAVPLVANVRAEPVTEPGAIRRLLVEQVTGSVRWRESVAFLAEAGVTEFWEIGAGKALSGMIKRISKEAVTRHIGVPADIAALKA, from the coding sequence ATGCGGGCATTCGTATTTCCGGGGCAGGGCGCCCAGGTCGTCGGCATGGGGCGCGAACTGGCCGAGGCCTGGCCGGCGGCGCGCGCGGTCTTCGACGAGGTGGACGAGGCGCTGGGAGAGAACCTGTCGGAACAGATCTGGAACGGCGACATCGAGACCCTGACCCTGACCCAGAACGCCCAGCCGGCGCTGATGGCGACCTCGCTGGCCGCCTTCCGGGCGCTGGAAGCCGAGGGTTTCGGCATTGCGGACGCGGATTTCGTCGCCGGCCACTCGCTTGGCGAATATTCGGCGCTTTGCGCGGCAGGCGCCCTGAGCCTCGCGGATACCGCGCGGCTGTTGCGCCTGCGCGGCCAGGCCATGCAGGAAGCGGTGCCGGTCGGGCAGGGCGCCATGGCGGCGATCCTGGGCCTCGATTTCGCCGCGGTGGACCAGATCGCGCGCGACGCGGCCGAGGGCGAGGTCTGCCAGGCCGCCAATGACAACGACCCGGCGCAGGTGGTGATCTCGGGGCACAAGGAAGCGGTCGAGCGCGCGGCGGCGCTGGCCAAGGAGCGCGGCGCCAAGCGGGCGCTGATGCTGCCGGTCTCGGCGCCGTTCCATTCGGCGCTGATGCAGCCGGCGGCGGCGGTGATGGCCGAGGCGCTGGCGGCGGTCGAGATCGCCGCCCCCGCCGTGCCGCTGGTCGCCAATGTCCGCGCCGAGCCGGTGACCGAGCCCGGCGCGATCCGCCGGCTGCTGGTCGAGCAGGTGACGGGCTCGGTGCGCTGGCGCGAGTCGGTCGCGTTCCTGGCCGAGGCCGGCGTGACGGAGTTCTGGGAGATCGGCGCCGGCAAGGCGCTGTCGGGGATGATCAAGCGCATCTCGAAAGAGGCGGTGACGCGGCATATCGGCGTGCCGGCGGATATCGCGGCGCTGAAGGCATAA
- the fabG gene encoding 3-oxoacyl-ACP reductase FabG, translating into MFDLTGRNALVTGASGGIGGAVAEALHAAGATVALSGTREAPLRELAEKLGARAHVVTANLADAAAVEALPRAAAEAMGSVDVLVNNAGITRDNLFMRMSDEEWAQVIEVNLTSSFRLCRAVLRGMMKARWGRIVNIGSVVGATGNPGQGNYAAAKAGLVGMSKSLAYEVASRGITVNCVAPGFIETAMTDKLNDEQKGRLLTQIPAGRMGSAQEIAAAVLYLASPEAGYVTGATLHVNGGMAML; encoded by the coding sequence ATGTTTGATCTGACGGGCAGGAATGCGCTGGTGACCGGGGCCTCGGGCGGGATCGGCGGCGCGGTGGCCGAGGCGCTGCATGCCGCCGGCGCCACGGTGGCGCTGTCGGGCACGCGCGAGGCGCCGCTGCGCGAGCTGGCCGAGAAGCTGGGCGCGCGGGCGCATGTCGTGACCGCGAACCTGGCGGATGCCGCCGCCGTCGAGGCGCTGCCCAGGGCGGCGGCCGAGGCCATGGGCTCGGTCGATGTGCTGGTCAACAATGCCGGCATCACCCGCGACAACCTGTTCATGCGCATGTCGGACGAGGAATGGGCGCAGGTGATCGAGGTGAACCTGACCTCGAGCTTCCGGCTGTGCCGGGCGGTGCTGCGCGGCATGATGAAGGCGCGCTGGGGCCGGATCGTGAACATCGGCTCGGTCGTCGGCGCCACCGGCAACCCGGGGCAGGGCAATTACGCCGCCGCCAAGGCCGGCCTCGTGGGCATGTCGAAGAGCCTGGCCTATGAGGTCGCCTCGCGCGGGATCACGGTGAATTGCGTCGCGCCCGGCTTCATCGAGACGGCGATGACCGACAAGCTGAACGACGAGCAGAAGGGCCGCCTCCTGACGCAGATCCCGGCCGGCCGCATGGGTTCCGCGCAGGAGATCGCCGCGGCGGTGCTGTATCTGGCCAGCCCCGAGGCGGGCTATGTCACCGGCGCGACCCTGCATGTCAACGGCGGCATGGCGATGCTTTGA
- a CDS encoding acyl carrier protein, with protein sequence MSDIADRVKKIVVEHLGVDEDKVTETASFIDDLGADSLDTVELVMAFEEEFGIEIPDDAAETIQTFGDAVKFIQGAV encoded by the coding sequence ATGAGCGATATCGCTGATCGCGTGAAGAAAATCGTCGTCGAGCACCTGGGTGTCGATGAGGACAAGGTGACCGAGACCGCCTCGTTCATCGACGATCTCGGCGCCGACTCGCTGGACACCGTGGAACTGGTCATGGCGTTCGAAGAGGAATTCGGCATCGAGATCCCGGATGATGCCGCCGAGACCATCCAGACCTTCGGCGATGCCGTGAAGTTCATTCAGGGCGCGGTCTGA
- the dps gene encoding DNA starvation/stationary phase protection protein Dps, which translates to MAVNVQGLSDNARKTAIAELNARLADAVALSAAIKQAHWNVKGRNFIAVHELFDTVFANLQVHVDTMAERVQVLDGVAVGTVEKVAKASTLKEYPTDLTKAEDHIKAVCERMRDYGKKVREAIDTTDEAGDADTADLFTAASRTADKDLWFMESHLE; encoded by the coding sequence ATGGCAGTCAACGTCCAGGGTCTCAGCGACAATGCCCGCAAGACCGCCATCGCCGAACTGAACGCGCGCCTCGCCGATGCCGTGGCGCTGTCGGCCGCGATCAAGCAGGCGCATTGGAACGTCAAGGGCCGCAACTTCATCGCCGTGCACGAGCTGTTCGATACCGTCTTTGCCAACCTTCAGGTGCATGTCGATACCATGGCCGAGCGCGTGCAGGTGCTGGACGGCGTGGCCGTCGGCACGGTCGAGAAGGTGGCCAAGGCCAGCACGCTGAAGGAATACCCGACCGACCTGACCAAGGCCGAGGACCATATCAAGGCGGTCTGCGAGCGGATGCGCGATTACGGCAAGAAGGTGCGCGAGGCCATCGACACCACCGACGAGGCCGGCGACGCCGATACCGCCGACCTGTTCACCGCCGCCTCGCGCACCGCCGACAAGGACCTGTGGTTCATGGAAAGCCACCTGGAATAG
- a CDS encoding BMP family ABC transporter substrate-binding protein yields MKRRTLLGSAAALVAVSALPGFAQGEKLKVGFIYVGPVGDGGWTFQHDLARKAVVEKYGDRVETTFIESVPEGADAERAITQLALSGHKLIFTTSFGFMDATVNVAKKFPDVKFEHATGYKTAENLATYDARFYEGRAVMGTIAGRMTKSNKIGYIGSFPIPEVVQGINSSYLHAKKVNPDVEMKVVWAYTWFDPAKEADAAAALIAEGVDVILQHTDSTAPLAKAQEAGAIGFGQASDMAAFKPTPRVSSIIDNWAPYYIKRVGEVLDGTWTSHSVWLGIGEGEVEIGEITEAVPAEVKAEAEALKAKIASGEYHPFTGPLKKQDGSDWLAEGQTASDEELRGMNFYVEGITAPMPK; encoded by the coding sequence ATGAAACGCAGAACCCTTCTTGGCAGCGCCGCCGCGCTGGTCGCCGTCTCGGCCCTGCCCGGCTTTGCCCAAGGTGAAAAGCTGAAGGTCGGCTTCATCTATGTCGGCCCGGTCGGCGACGGCGGCTGGACCTTCCAGCACGACCTGGCCCGCAAGGCGGTGGTGGAAAAATACGGCGACCGCGTCGAGACCACCTTCATCGAGTCGGTCCCCGAGGGCGCCGATGCCGAGCGCGCCATCACCCAGCTGGCGCTGTCGGGCCACAAGCTGATCTTCACCACCAGCTTCGGCTTCATGGACGCGACCGTGAACGTGGCGAAGAAATTCCCCGACGTGAAGTTCGAGCACGCCACCGGCTACAAGACCGCCGAGAACCTGGCGACCTATGACGCCCGCTTCTACGAGGGCCGCGCCGTCATGGGCACCATCGCCGGGCGCATGACCAAGTCGAACAAGATCGGCTATATCGGCTCGTTCCCGATCCCCGAGGTGGTGCAGGGCATCAACAGCTCCTACCTGCACGCCAAGAAGGTGAACCCGGATGTCGAGATGAAGGTGGTCTGGGCCTATACCTGGTTCGACCCCGCGAAAGAGGCCGACGCCGCCGCCGCGCTGATCGCCGAGGGCGTGGACGTGATCCTGCAGCACACCGACTCGACCGCGCCGCTCGCCAAGGCGCAGGAGGCCGGCGCCATCGGCTTCGGCCAGGCCAGCGACATGGCGGCCTTCAAGCCGACGCCGCGCGTCTCGTCGATCATCGACAACTGGGCGCCCTATTACATCAAGCGCGTCGGCGAAGTGCTGGACGGGACCTGGACATCGCATTCGGTCTGGCTGGGCATCGGCGAGGGCGAGGTCGAGATCGGCGAGATCACCGAGGCCGTGCCCGCCGAGGTCAAGGCCGAGGCCGAGGCGCTGAAGGCGAAGATCGCCTCGGGCGAATACCACCCCTTCACCGGACCGCTGAAGAAGCAGGACGGCAGCGACTGGCTGGCCGAGGGCCAGACGGCCAGCGACGAGGAGCTGCGCGGCATGAATTTCTATGTCGAGGGCATCACCGCGCCGATGCCGAAGTGA
- a CDS encoding ABC transporter permease: MMTVLILLMGAATPILFAALGELVVERAGVLNLGVEGMMIGGALAGFAAAHASGSPAVGFAVAALAGAALSMLFAVMTQYLLSNQVATGLALVLFGLGLTAMFGKPYEGVKAPAMMAGPLGLNGMIWLGLALVPAVWWFLVRTRPGLILRAVGENHDAAHALGYPVRTVRIAAIGFGGAMAGMGGAYVSIATVLQWTEGMTAGAGWIALAIVVFAQWNPWGVLAGAWLFGGVTVLQLRLQAAGVAVPVQLLSMAPYLATILVLVLISARQKFGRSGGGSAPGSLGRSFHALR; encoded by the coding sequence ATGATGACCGTCCTGATTCTGCTGATGGGCGCCGCGACGCCGATCCTGTTCGCGGCCCTGGGCGAGCTGGTCGTCGAGCGCGCCGGCGTGCTGAACCTGGGCGTCGAGGGCATGATGATCGGCGGCGCGCTGGCCGGTTTCGCCGCCGCCCATGCCAGCGGCAGTCCGGCGGTCGGCTTTGCCGTGGCGGCGCTGGCGGGGGCGGCGCTGTCGATGCTGTTCGCGGTGATGACGCAATACCTGCTGTCGAACCAGGTCGCGACCGGCCTGGCGCTGGTGCTGTTCGGCCTGGGGCTGACCGCGATGTTCGGCAAGCCCTACGAGGGCGTCAAGGCGCCGGCGATGATGGCCGGGCCGCTGGGACTGAACGGCATGATCTGGCTGGGCCTGGCGCTGGTGCCGGCGGTCTGGTGGTTCCTGGTCCGCACCCGCCCCGGCCTGATCCTGCGCGCAGTGGGCGAGAACCACGACGCCGCCCATGCGCTTGGCTATCCGGTGCGCACCGTGCGCATCGCCGCCATCGGTTTCGGCGGCGCCATGGCGGGCATGGGCGGGGCCTATGTCTCGATCGCCACGGTGCTGCAATGGACCGAGGGCATGACCGCCGGCGCCGGCTGGATCGCGCTCGCCATCGTGGTCTTTGCGCAATGGAACCCCTGGGGCGTCCTGGCCGGGGCCTGGCTCTTCGGTGGCGTCACCGTGCTGCAGCTGCGCCTGCAGGCGGCCGGGGTCGCGGTGCCGGTGCAGCTGCTCAGCATGGCGCCCTATCTCGCCACGATCCTCGTGCTGGTGCTGATCTCGGCCCGGCAGAAATTCGGCCGCTCGGGCGGGGGATCTGCCCCTGGCTCGCTCGGGCGGTCCTTCCACGCGCTGCGCTAG